A single genomic interval of Spirosoma taeanense harbors:
- a CDS encoding EamA/RhaT family transporter, which translates to MLFLSLSILLSVALLLNFRLFPRYEVNTFQAIVFNYPVCFLTGLLLLPAGQSFSIDLGQTWTWLALGLGVGFILTFLLSGASTQRMGITVTSLANNLSLVIPVCFSLFVFGAGGKSFDLFNYLGLALALVAVGLSTFKKERPVVSTEDQPKPRRLGAGVLLPVGVFLFYGATNTLINYMNIRYIPSADKTVQVTLTMVVGAIAAGFVMLTVRLLQGRETIQFRSLIGAVTLGVPNFLSFYTLLLALSQFGGNGAFVYPIYNIGVILLAALLASLFFQEALSTANKFGLALAILAIGLISWQELARVFGQ; encoded by the coding sequence ATGCTGTTTTTAAGCCTTAGCATTCTGCTCTCCGTTGCACTGCTTCTGAATTTTCGTCTGTTTCCGCGCTACGAAGTCAATACGTTTCAAGCCATTGTGTTTAACTATCCGGTTTGTTTTCTAACCGGACTTTTGCTGTTGCCCGCCGGTCAGTCGTTTTCCATTGATTTGGGTCAGACCTGGACATGGCTGGCCCTGGGGCTGGGTGTTGGATTCATCCTAACGTTTCTGCTATCGGGCGCTTCGACCCAGCGGATGGGCATTACCGTTACGTCGCTGGCCAATAACCTGTCGCTGGTGATTCCAGTCTGTTTCAGCCTGTTCGTCTTCGGGGCAGGCGGCAAGTCGTTCGACCTGTTCAATTACCTGGGTTTAGCGCTGGCGCTTGTGGCGGTAGGGTTAAGTACGTTCAAAAAAGAGAGGCCGGTCGTTTCGACGGAAGATCAGCCAAAACCGCGTCGGCTGGGCGCTGGAGTGCTGTTGCCGGTAGGGGTTTTCCTGTTTTACGGCGCTACCAATACGCTGATCAATTACATGAACATCCGCTATATTCCGTCGGCCGATAAAACCGTTCAGGTAACGCTGACGATGGTCGTGGGGGCTATTGCCGCCGGGTTCGTCATGCTGACGGTGCGGCTGCTGCAGGGACGCGAAACAATCCAGTTCCGCAGCCTGATTGGAGCCGTTACGCTGGGGGTTCCCAACTTTCTGAGCTTTTACACGCTTCTACTGGCCCTGTCGCAGTTTGGCGGCAACGGAGCGTTTGTTTATCCGATTTATAATATCGGGGTTATTTTGCTGGCAGCCCTGCTGGCGTCTCTGTTTTTCCAGGAAGCTTTATCGACGGCCAACAAATTCGGGCTGGCGCTGGCCATTCTGGCCATTGGCCTGATCTCCTGGCAGGAACTGGCGCGGGTGTTTGGTCAGTAG
- a CDS encoding gluconate 2-dehydrogenase subunit 3 family protein has translation MKRRDSLKALSLTGFGLAVQPVEAAVPSPPDVKPIKIPGGRQKFEAERDARLMAEKFFTPHELQTVTVLSDIIIPADERSGSASQAGVPAFIEFMMKDQPRNQTPMRGGIRWLDNTCVKRYGKPFVQCTKAQQMEIVDQIAYPKLAKPDMTQGASFFSLMRNLTATGFYTSQIGIKDLGYVGNVPNQWDGVPEDVLKQYGLAYEERELTQGK, from the coding sequence ATGAAACGCAGAGACTCCTTAAAAGCCTTGTCACTGACTGGTTTTGGCCTGGCTGTCCAGCCCGTTGAAGCCGCTGTACCGTCACCTCCCGACGTAAAGCCGATTAAGATACCCGGTGGACGGCAAAAGTTCGAAGCCGAGCGCGACGCGCGCCTGATGGCCGAAAAATTCTTTACGCCCCATGAGTTGCAGACCGTTACGGTATTGTCGGATATTATTATTCCGGCCGATGAGCGGTCGGGGAGTGCGTCGCAGGCGGGCGTTCCGGCCTTCATCGAGTTCATGATGAAGGATCAGCCGAGAAACCAAACGCCCATGCGCGGAGGAATTCGCTGGCTCGATAACACCTGCGTTAAACGCTACGGTAAGCCCTTTGTGCAATGCACCAAAGCGCAGCAGATGGAAATAGTTGACCAGATTGCCTATCCCAAGCTGGCGAAGCCCGATATGACCCAGGGTGCGTCGTTTTTCAGTCTGATGCGCAACCTGACGGCAACGGGTTTCTATACCAGCCAGATTGGGATCAAAGATCTAGGCTACGTTGGAAACGTACCGAACCAGTGGGATGGCGTTCCGGAAGATGTACTCAAGCAGTATGGCCTGGCTTACGAAGAGCGCGAACTGACACAGGGTAAATAA
- a CDS encoding glycosyltransferase family 2 protein, with protein sequence MSLLLSIVMPAYNEEEVIEVVVKQWTDLLTRQFPAENTRLIVVNDGSRDNTGKILDQIKDKYPKLMVVHQPNGGHGNAVVNGYRQAVALDSEYIFQTDSDDQFVTDDFGKLWAKRDESPFILGYREERYDAPARLVITKILRLSIAFIYGTYIMDSNIPFRLIRGTFLKRLLAQLPTPTPFAPNIFLAVMAKKAGFNTFDIPITHKERQTGTVSILKWKLLKVCIQSFKELAQFRFELAGKVKALKKPEPVAA encoded by the coding sequence ATGAGCCTCCTGCTGTCAATTGTAATGCCAGCTTACAACGAAGAAGAAGTGATTGAAGTCGTTGTCAAGCAATGGACCGATTTGTTAACCCGTCAGTTTCCAGCTGAAAATACCCGCCTGATTGTTGTCAACGATGGCTCCCGTGATAACACCGGCAAGATTCTGGACCAGATTAAAGATAAGTATCCCAAACTGATGGTTGTTCATCAGCCCAATGGTGGCCATGGCAATGCAGTAGTCAACGGGTATCGTCAGGCCGTTGCGCTCGATTCCGAATATATTTTTCAGACCGACAGCGACGATCAGTTTGTTACCGACGACTTTGGCAAGCTGTGGGCTAAGCGCGACGAATCGCCGTTTATTCTGGGCTACCGCGAAGAACGGTACGACGCCCCGGCCCGACTGGTAATCACCAAAATTCTTCGGCTCAGTATCGCCTTTATTTACGGAACCTACATTATGGATAGCAATATCCCGTTCCGACTCATTCGGGGCACCTTCCTGAAGCGGCTGCTGGCTCAGCTCCCAACGCCAACGCCGTTTGCGCCGAATATTTTCCTGGCCGTTATGGCCAAGAAAGCGGGCTTCAACACCTTCGATATTCCGATTACGCACAAAGAGCGGCAAACCGGCACGGTTTCCATTCTGAAGTGGAAACTGCTGAAGGTATGCATTCAGAGCTTTAAAGAACTGGCTCAGTTCCGCTTTGAACTGGCGGGTAAAGTCAAAGCCCTGAAAAAACCGGAGCCAGTAGCAGCTTAA
- a CDS encoding MarR family winged helix-turn-helix transcriptional regulator, whose protein sequence is MNKQYRNQYHQLIANLHQTDGYIFNYFGQKLAPFDLSVQQYVVLRRLSEVYPNCLTAGELKEKMTDINSDVTRLTDRLVAKNLIVREVDPQNRRRVNLRLTEESNRFVEAVAAEFKDFESIVSHLTDEEVRIMNTLLDKIRNR, encoded by the coding sequence ATGAATAAACAGTACCGTAACCAGTACCATCAGCTGATCGCCAATCTGCATCAAACAGACGGCTACATCTTCAATTATTTCGGTCAGAAGCTGGCTCCGTTCGATCTTTCGGTTCAACAGTATGTTGTGCTGCGCCGACTCTCAGAAGTCTATCCCAACTGCCTGACTGCGGGTGAGTTAAAGGAGAAAATGACCGATATAAACTCGGATGTGACCCGGTTGACGGATCGTCTGGTGGCCAAGAACCTGATTGTGCGTGAGGTTGACCCGCAAAATCGCCGACGGGTGAATCTGCGGCTGACCGAAGAGTCGAACCGGTTTGTGGAAGCGGTTGCGGCCGAGTTTAAAGATTTTGAATCGATCGTCAGTCACCTGACCGACGAAGAGGTACGAATAATGAATACACTCCTGGATAAAATTAGAAATCGGTAA
- a CDS encoding TolC family protein gives MKTYVIAAGLGLLSLGWAAAQPAPSVVPLDKAIQLALQNNKGIKLADSRTLAAEARSQETKDRSLPQANASLAYSRYSLTGPFSLGAGADGKSALSIPAGAFNATIGGVTVSKEVFGGFAEKSAEKSAELLAQASRLDAQRNRSELVYTVTEAYYNIVKLIRSTSVIEQSIRQFEEKEREARNLEKEGVVTANEVLKIQLQKNNLQLSRLQVDKARQTALYNFNLLVGLPEDQVVTVDTTLTNPVTTAEPLSNFLTTATQGRPEVQASALRLQSAEALLRNTKSSMYPHLGVSAGYNYINPTTHLIPEAKSFLSAWNVGAGLTYNIGSLYNLKGKLNGAKTAVDQASLQSQQQVDQIRSEVVTAYNNYQLALEQQKVIRTAVTQAQENYRLTESRFRNGLVGSTDLLEADSFLLQAQLNVINAAVDAQLAYQRLLKATGNNL, from the coding sequence ATGAAAACGTACGTGATAGCGGCTGGACTCGGTTTGCTGAGCTTAGGATGGGCAGCTGCCCAGCCTGCACCGTCAGTTGTGCCACTTGACAAAGCCATTCAGCTGGCTTTGCAAAATAATAAAGGAATTAAGCTGGCCGACTCGCGGACGCTGGCGGCTGAAGCCCGGTCGCAGGAAACCAAAGACCGCAGCTTACCCCAGGCCAACGCATCGCTGGCCTACTCGCGGTATAGTCTGACGGGGCCGTTTTCGTTGGGCGCGGGTGCCGATGGAAAATCAGCCCTGAGCATTCCGGCGGGGGCTTTCAATGCTACCATTGGGGGCGTTACGGTCAGCAAGGAAGTTTTTGGCGGCTTTGCTGAGAAGTCAGCCGAGAAATCGGCGGAATTACTGGCCCAGGCCAGCCGACTGGATGCGCAGCGGAATCGTTCGGAACTGGTCTATACGGTAACCGAAGCGTATTACAATATTGTGAAGCTCATTCGGTCAACGTCCGTGATTGAGCAGAGCATCCGGCAGTTTGAGGAAAAGGAGCGTGAGGCCCGGAATCTGGAGAAAGAAGGAGTCGTAACGGCCAATGAGGTGCTGAAGATTCAGTTACAGAAAAACAACCTGCAATTGAGCCGCCTTCAGGTCGATAAGGCTCGCCAGACAGCACTGTATAATTTCAACCTGCTGGTCGGCCTGCCCGAAGATCAGGTGGTTACGGTCGATACGACCTTAACGAACCCCGTCACAACGGCTGAGCCGCTGAGCAATTTTCTGACAACGGCGACCCAGGGACGTCCTGAAGTACAGGCGAGTGCGTTACGTCTTCAGTCGGCCGAAGCTCTGCTGCGTAACACGAAAAGCAGTATGTATCCGCACTTGGGCGTATCGGCAGGCTACAATTATATCAACCCGACGACGCATCTGATTCCGGAAGCCAAATCATTTTTGAGCGCCTGGAACGTGGGTGCCGGATTGACGTATAACATTGGGTCGCTGTATAATCTGAAGGGAAAGCTGAACGGCGCCAAAACGGCCGTTGATCAGGCCAGTCTGCAAAGCCAGCAACAGGTCGATCAGATCCGGTCGGAAGTCGTTACGGCTTACAATAACTACCAGCTGGCTCTGGAGCAGCAGAAGGTTATCCGCACGGCTGTAACCCAGGCTCAGGAAAACTACCGCCTGACGGAATCCCGGTTCCGGAACGGACTGGTGGGGTCAACCGACCTGCTGGAGGCCGACAGCTTCCTGCTTCAGGCCCAACTAAACGTAATCAATGCTGCCGTAGATGCGCAGCTGGCCTACCAGCGCCTGCTGAAAGCTACGGGCAACAATCTTTAA
- a CDS encoding GMC family oxidoreductase: MDPFQIKKAPTQYDVAIVGSGAGGGMAAYTLAKAGAKVVLLEAGGYYDPADPKYITQLKWPWESPRRGAGTTRAFGDFDAAWGGWEIDGEPYTTVRGTEFHWFRSRMLGGRTNHWGRISLRFAPDDFRRKSMTGVGEDWPIGYDDFKPFYDRVDRLIGVFGSIENMPSEPDGIFLPPPKPRLHELMIRKGARSIGIPVIPSRLSMLTKPINDERGQCFYCSQCGRGCQAYADFSSSSVLVKPALKTGNVTLINGAMVREVLTDPQTGLATGVSYVDTESLQEVTVKAKTVVLAASAGETARLLLNSKSARFQTGLANSSGVVGKYINDSTGASRSAFVPALMDRKRYNEDGVGGMHVFTPWWLDNKKLDFPRGYHIEYWGGMGMPAYGFGWGIEAMNEMIPGRDGKMRPGGGYGASLKDDYRRFYGAYVGMAGRGEPVPLESNYCEIDPNVVDKYGIPVLRFNYKWSDYEVKQAKHMQDTFEEIIHSMGGIALGDKPSAANNYGLAAPGQIIHEVGTARMGNDPKTSVLNKYQQAHDVKNLFVVDAAPFPSQGDKNVTWTILASSMRTSEYLIDQVKQKNI; encoded by the coding sequence ATGGATCCATTTCAGATTAAAAAGGCCCCTACCCAATACGACGTAGCCATCGTTGGCTCAGGAGCCGGGGGCGGCATGGCCGCTTATACACTCGCCAAAGCCGGGGCCAAAGTTGTGTTACTGGAAGCCGGTGGGTATTATGATCCCGCTGACCCTAAGTATATTACGCAGCTGAAATGGCCGTGGGAGTCACCCCGGCGCGGTGCCGGTACAACCCGGGCCTTTGGTGATTTCGATGCCGCCTGGGGGGGCTGGGAGATTGATGGTGAACCCTATACGACCGTAAGAGGTACAGAATTCCACTGGTTCCGGTCGCGGATGCTCGGCGGACGCACGAACCACTGGGGCCGCATTTCGCTCCGTTTTGCTCCCGATGATTTCCGGCGGAAAAGTATGACGGGTGTGGGTGAAGACTGGCCTATCGGCTACGACGATTTCAAACCGTTTTATGACCGCGTAGACCGGCTCATCGGGGTGTTTGGTTCCATTGAAAACATGCCCTCCGAACCCGATGGAATCTTTCTACCACCACCGAAACCGCGTCTGCACGAGCTGATGATTCGGAAGGGAGCGCGCAGTATCGGTATTCCGGTTATACCATCCCGGCTGTCGATGCTGACCAAGCCCATTAACGACGAACGCGGACAGTGTTTCTACTGTAGCCAGTGCGGTCGTGGCTGTCAGGCCTATGCCGACTTCTCGTCGTCGTCGGTTCTGGTCAAACCAGCGCTGAAAACCGGTAACGTAACGCTCATCAACGGAGCCATGGTTCGCGAAGTCCTGACCGACCCGCAAACCGGACTGGCAACGGGCGTCAGCTATGTCGATACCGAGTCGCTGCAGGAAGTGACCGTTAAAGCTAAAACAGTTGTGCTGGCTGCCAGCGCCGGCGAAACGGCGCGGCTGCTGCTCAACTCCAAATCGGCCCGTTTTCAGACGGGACTGGCTAATAGCAGTGGCGTAGTCGGGAAATACATCAACGACTCAACGGGTGCCAGCCGCTCGGCTTTCGTGCCTGCTCTGATGGACCGTAAACGCTATAACGAAGACGGCGTTGGCGGTATGCACGTCTTTACGCCCTGGTGGCTCGACAATAAAAAACTGGACTTCCCGCGCGGCTATCACATAGAATACTGGGGCGGCATGGGCATGCCAGCCTACGGTTTCGGCTGGGGCATTGAAGCGATGAATGAAATGATTCCGGGCCGTGATGGTAAGATGCGGCCGGGTGGTGGTTACGGCGCCAGCCTGAAAGACGATTACCGGCGGTTCTACGGGGCTTACGTCGGAATGGCTGGCCGGGGCGAACCCGTACCGCTCGAAAGCAACTACTGCGAGATTGACCCGAACGTAGTGGACAAATACGGGATTCCGGTGCTCCGTTTCAACTATAAATGGTCGGACTACGAAGTGAAGCAGGCCAAACACATGCAGGATACGTTCGAGGAGATTATCCACTCGATGGGGGGTATTGCGCTCGGCGATAAACCCAGTGCGGCCAATAACTACGGTCTGGCGGCTCCCGGTCAAATCATCCACGAAGTCGGTACGGCCCGCATGGGTAACGACCCCAAAACGTCGGTGCTGAACAAATACCAGCAGGCCCACGACGTCAAGAACCTGTTCGTGGTGGATGCCGCCCCGTTCCCCTCGCAGGGCGACAAAAACGTAACCTGGACCATTCTGGCCAGTTCCATGCGCACGTCCGAGTATCTAATCGATCAGGTTAAACAGAAAAACATCTAA
- a CDS encoding protoporphyrinogen/coproporphyrinogen oxidase has product MNYKYVIIGSGPTGLGAAYRLKELGITDFIVLEKENRIGGLSKSFVDEKGFTWDVGGHVQFSHYKYFDDLMVKALGEDGWLSHQRESWVWIENRFVPYPFQNNIKYLTPETMWKCLEGIIHNYKFPTNTKPANFREWILQTFGPGLAETFMFPYNFKVWAYPPEEMNAVWVGERVAVTDLQRVTKNIIFNQDDFSWGPNSTFKFPKHGGTGGIWESVGDLVGRENVKLNCTVEKVIGPEKKIVMADGSTIQYEYLMSTVPLDIFTRKVEGLDSQTVETAQGLKHSSTNVVGVGLKGQPKPSLETMCWMYFPEYNSPYYRVTVFSNYSPNNVPDITQNWSLMTETSESSAKPVNRETLIEDTIRALREDQLIQPEDEIVSTWHMAFEYGYPTPSVERDAILKAVLPKLEPFGIYSRGRFGAWKYEVSNQDHSLMQGVEWANRVATNVPEVTMPFPETANAMWGK; this is encoded by the coding sequence ATGAACTACAAATATGTAATCATCGGCTCGGGGCCGACGGGCCTCGGAGCCGCTTACCGCCTGAAAGAATTAGGCATCACCGATTTCATCGTTTTAGAAAAAGAAAACCGCATTGGCGGTCTCTCCAAGAGCTTTGTTGACGAAAAAGGGTTCACCTGGGACGTAGGGGGCCACGTTCAGTTTTCGCACTACAAGTATTTCGACGACCTGATGGTCAAGGCACTGGGCGAAGACGGCTGGCTCAGCCACCAGCGCGAGTCGTGGGTCTGGATTGAGAACCGGTTCGTTCCGTATCCGTTCCAGAACAACATCAAGTACCTCACGCCCGAAACCATGTGGAAATGCCTCGAAGGCATCATTCACAACTATAAGTTCCCCACCAACACTAAGCCCGCCAACTTCCGCGAGTGGATTCTGCAGACCTTCGGACCCGGTCTGGCCGAAACGTTCATGTTTCCCTATAACTTCAAGGTATGGGCTTACCCGCCGGAAGAAATGAACGCGGTCTGGGTGGGCGAACGCGTGGCCGTAACCGACCTGCAGCGAGTTACCAAGAATATTATCTTTAATCAGGACGACTTCTCCTGGGGCCCCAACAGCACGTTCAAGTTCCCCAAACATGGCGGCACGGGCGGCATCTGGGAATCCGTTGGCGATCTGGTTGGCCGCGAAAACGTAAAGCTGAACTGCACCGTGGAGAAAGTTATCGGGCCGGAGAAGAAAATCGTGATGGCCGATGGATCAACGATTCAGTACGAATACCTGATGAGTACCGTTCCGCTCGATATCTTTACCCGTAAGGTTGAAGGACTGGACTCGCAGACGGTGGAAACGGCGCAGGGCCTGAAACACTCGTCAACGAACGTCGTGGGCGTTGGTCTGAAAGGACAGCCCAAACCGAGTCTGGAAACCATGTGCTGGATGTACTTCCCGGAATACAACAGCCCGTATTACCGCGTCACGGTATTCTCGAACTACAGCCCCAACAACGTACCGGATATTACGCAGAACTGGTCGCTGATGACCGAAACGAGCGAGTCGTCGGCTAAGCCGGTCAACCGCGAGACTCTGATTGAGGATACGATCCGGGCGCTCCGAGAAGATCAGCTGATTCAGCCGGAAGACGAGATTGTATCGACCTGGCACATGGCCTTTGAGTATGGTTACCCAACACCCTCTGTTGAGCGCGACGCCATTCTGAAGGCCGTACTGCCCAAACTGGAGCCGTTTGGCATTTACTCACGGGGCCGGTTCGGTGCCTGGAAATACGAGGTCAGCAACCAGGACCACTCGCTGATGCAGGGAGTTGAATGGGCAAACCGCGTGGCTACTAATGTTCCTGAAGTAACGATGCCTTTCCCCGAAACGGCAAACGCAATGTGGGGAAAATAA